One genomic segment of Prochlorococcus marinus str. MIT 0919 includes these proteins:
- a CDS encoding metal ABC transporter ATP-binding protein, with amino-acid sequence MKDLFGTSPKGDFYRIEAEEICVDYNGTLALYDASLKLRSSSICGLVGMNGAGKSTLFKALMGFVRPSRGKIRINGLSVAKAQYDQAVAYVPQNEGIDCSFPVSVWDVVMMGRYGAMNFLRIPRESDRRAVIHALERVDLTDFIHTPIGALSGGQRKRAFLARAIAQRASVLLLDEPFSGVDVRTEKLMADLFLQFRQDGRTILISTHDLSHVREFCDLVILINKTVLAYGETSEVFTSENLSKTFGGILPETISGPASTNMFKQ; translated from the coding sequence ATGAAGGATTTATTTGGCACTAGTCCTAAAGGTGATTTCTACCGAATAGAGGCAGAAGAGATATGTGTTGATTACAACGGCACCCTTGCTTTGTATGACGCTAGCCTGAAGCTTCGTTCTTCATCTATATGTGGTTTGGTTGGAATGAATGGCGCAGGCAAATCTACCCTTTTCAAGGCTTTAATGGGTTTTGTCCGTCCTTCAAGGGGGAAGATAAGAATTAATGGACTTTCAGTGGCTAAGGCTCAATATGATCAGGCAGTAGCTTATGTTCCTCAAAATGAAGGGATTGATTGTTCTTTCCCTGTAAGTGTTTGGGATGTTGTCATGATGGGTAGATATGGGGCGATGAATTTCTTGAGAATCCCAAGGGAATCAGACAGGAGGGCTGTAATACATGCTCTAGAAAGGGTTGATCTTACAGATTTTATTCATACGCCAATCGGGGCTCTTTCAGGTGGGCAAAGAAAGAGAGCTTTCTTGGCCCGAGCTATTGCGCAAAGAGCCTCGGTGTTATTACTTGACGAACCTTTCAGCGGGGTTGATGTTCGTACAGAGAAGCTTATGGCTGATTTATTCCTTCAATTTCGTCAAGATGGAAGAACAATTTTGATTTCTACTCATGATTTAAGTCATGTAAGAGAATTTTGTGATCTTGTTATTCTTATAAATAAAACGGTTTTAGCATATGGGGAGACATCAGAAGTATTTACCTCCGAAAATCTTTCTAAAACATTTGGAGGTATCCTTCCTGAAACTATCTCTGGACCTGCTTCAACAAATATGTTTAAGCAATGA
- a CDS encoding metal ABC transporter substrate-binding protein encodes MKLKLLIIRLLKLDYLSIKSFIGFIIFISLSFPTIGCRQSTKIENKLINSEKPLVLTTFTVLADISRNIAGNRLIIQSITKQGSEIHGYQPTPSDLIRASKADLIVENGLGLELWAKNFIALAGDVPVVVLSEGMKPLFISSDIYKGKPNPHAWMSPKRAIYYVDRLLDAFISLDPAGEEIYKRNADLYKRRLDLLDKQLTTSLNAIPEDQRLIVSCEGAFSYLANDYGLQEAYLWPVNAESQVTPKRMMNLIKVVKEKKVPAIFCESTVSSKAQLEVARITGAKFGGTFYVDSLSDDDGPAPTFIKLQMHNVNLLLQGLGK; translated from the coding sequence ATGAAACTTAAACTTTTAATTATAAGGTTATTAAAATTAGATTATCTTTCTATTAAATCTTTTATAGGATTTATTATATTCATATCTCTTTCTTTTCCTACAATTGGTTGTAGGCAAAGTACTAAAATTGAAAACAAATTAATTAATTCAGAAAAGCCTCTCGTCTTAACTACATTTACTGTTTTAGCTGATATTTCTAGGAATATTGCTGGTAACAGATTGATAATTCAATCAATTACTAAACAAGGCTCAGAGATTCATGGATACCAACCTACTCCTAGTGATTTAATTAGGGCCTCCAAAGCCGATCTGATTGTAGAGAATGGCTTAGGACTTGAGTTATGGGCAAAAAACTTTATAGCCTTAGCAGGTGATGTACCTGTAGTTGTCTTAAGTGAAGGGATGAAACCATTATTTATTTCTAGTGATATATACAAAGGAAAGCCTAATCCCCATGCCTGGATGTCACCCAAGAGAGCCATTTACTATGTAGATAGATTACTTGATGCATTTATTTCTCTAGATCCTGCTGGCGAAGAAATCTATAAACGAAATGCTGATCTTTATAAAAGGAGGTTGGATCTACTTGATAAGCAATTAACAACTTCCTTGAACGCCATCCCAGAAGATCAAAGATTAATAGTAAGTTGCGAGGGAGCCTTTAGTTACTTGGCTAATGACTACGGATTACAGGAAGCTTATTTATGGCCTGTTAATGCTGAAAGTCAGGTCACCCCTAAGAGAATGATGAATCTTATAAAAGTTGTAAAAGAAAAAAAAGTTCCTGCAATCTTCTGTGAGAGTACTGTTAGCTCCAAAGCACAACTGGAAGTAGCACGTATTACTGGAGCAAAGTTTGGTGGTACGTTCTATGTTGATTCTTTGTCGGATGATGATGGTCCGGCACCAACCTTTATTAAGCTACAAATGCATAATGTAAATCTGCTCTTGCAAGGATTAGGAAAGTAA
- a CDS encoding YcjF family protein, with protein sequence MKILPSSPVTIPSLPAGKVGFVLGGLIFTEWAINDLIHLPAGGLAVIAAGAGIWFLTKQKSSNFNSPSSVKGWVDRCKDVLAQFEELEEHEQFLKNNPERILVLEQILKRDNPQKLCLLGTNGVELPEIESIQSSINESNDLNLSFFPSLPIQASSWEIPEQLFKQDALIYNLPLPLRAVDLLWLKNIPDDQPAWIMITWKDADTWDNHFKALISQLPERWANRILKYNGDRTTMKDVLRPVRRFLDHPSKNIDLTRQRLLSKFHTVLQSHLEQIRREKFKAIQNRSQWLVAGAVFASPVPSTDLLAVAVVNGLMIQEMGKLWSCNIQPDLLKVVAKQLAIAALAQGVVEWSGQALLGFAKLHGGTWIAAGTMQSLSAAYLTRVVGRSMADWMALNNGVSKLDLDSLKLQAPELVSKAAESEKVDWSSFMTQANNWLKDQIQEPISQLNPS encoded by the coding sequence GTGAAAATTCTTCCATCCTCTCCTGTAACAATTCCCTCACTACCTGCTGGGAAAGTTGGTTTTGTCTTGGGGGGCTTGATTTTTACTGAATGGGCAATTAACGACCTTATTCACTTGCCAGCAGGCGGTCTCGCGGTAATTGCAGCTGGTGCAGGTATTTGGTTCTTGACCAAACAAAAGTCCTCAAATTTTAATTCTCCCTCTAGTGTTAAAGGTTGGGTTGATCGTTGCAAGGATGTATTAGCTCAATTTGAAGAACTAGAAGAACATGAACAATTTTTGAAAAATAACCCTGAAAGAATTCTTGTTTTAGAGCAGATACTTAAAAGAGACAATCCACAGAAGCTCTGTTTGCTTGGTACAAATGGAGTTGAATTGCCAGAAATCGAAAGTATTCAATCTTCAATTAATGAATCAAATGATTTAAACCTTTCTTTCTTCCCTTCTTTACCGATTCAAGCTTCCTCATGGGAAATTCCCGAGCAGCTTTTTAAGCAAGATGCTCTTATATATAACTTGCCTTTACCCCTAAGAGCTGTTGACTTGCTTTGGTTGAAGAATATTCCTGATGACCAGCCTGCCTGGATAATGATCACGTGGAAGGATGCAGACACTTGGGATAATCATTTCAAAGCCCTTATATCTCAGCTGCCTGAAAGATGGGCTAATCGAATCTTGAAATATAATGGTGATAGAACAACTATGAAGGATGTCCTGAGACCAGTTAGGCGTTTTCTAGATCACCCTAGTAAAAATATTGATTTAACCCGTCAAAGGTTGCTATCTAAATTTCATACCGTTTTGCAGTCCCATTTAGAGCAAATTAGAAGGGAGAAGTTTAAAGCCATTCAAAACCGCTCACAATGGCTTGTAGCAGGAGCTGTATTCGCTTCTCCAGTGCCCTCTACTGACCTTTTGGCTGTTGCAGTTGTAAATGGCTTGATGATTCAAGAAATGGGGAAATTATGGTCATGCAATATTCAACCTGATTTATTGAAAGTAGTTGCAAAGCAGCTTGCGATTGCAGCTCTTGCTCAAGGAGTTGTTGAATGGAGTGGTCAAGCATTACTGGGATTTGCAAAATTACATGGTGGCACTTGGATCGCTGCTGGGACAATGCAATCTTTAAGTGCTGCTTATTTAACTAGAGTTGTTGGACGATCAATGGCAGATTGGATGGCTTTAAATAATGGTGTTTCTAAACTTGATTTAGATTCACTTAAGCTTCAGGCACCGGAACTTGTTTCTAAAGCTGCTGAATCAGAAAAGGTAGATTGGTCATCATTCATGACTCAAGCTAATAATTGGTTGAAAGATCAAATTCAAGAGCCTATTTCTCAATTAAATCCTTCTTAG
- the trpS gene encoding tryptophan--tRNA ligase, whose product MNQKRVLSGVQPTGALHIGNWLGAIRNWVDLQNDYETLVCVVDLHAITVPYDPKELTKNTLSTAALYVACGMDPKLCSIFIQSHVKAHSELCWLLNCVTPLNWMERMIQFKEKAIKQGDNVSIGLLDYPVLMAADILLYDSDLVPVGEDQKQHLELARDIAQQRINSQFAKGEKEILKVPKPLIIRDGAKVMSLTDGTSKMSKSDANENSRIALLDSPETIQQKIKRAKTDSFMGLELGNPQRPEANNLLSIYAIVSGLGKEKAQKECADIGWGKFKPLLTDAIINSLKPIQEKYTELVNDKQELNRILKEGDSRAKEIANETLNRVKNSLGFLSES is encoded by the coding sequence GTGAATCAAAAGAGAGTTCTTTCCGGTGTTCAGCCAACAGGTGCTCTGCACATTGGTAATTGGCTAGGTGCTATTCGAAACTGGGTAGACCTACAAAATGACTATGAAACTCTTGTTTGTGTAGTTGACCTTCATGCAATAACTGTTCCATATGACCCAAAAGAATTAACTAAAAACACCTTGTCGACAGCAGCTTTATATGTTGCTTGTGGAATGGATCCCAAATTGTGTTCAATTTTTATTCAAAGCCATGTAAAAGCCCATAGTGAACTTTGCTGGTTATTAAATTGCGTTACACCTTTAAATTGGATGGAAAGAATGATTCAATTCAAAGAAAAAGCCATCAAACAAGGAGATAACGTCTCAATAGGACTATTAGATTATCCAGTACTAATGGCAGCAGATATTCTTTTATATGATAGTGATTTAGTCCCTGTTGGTGAAGATCAAAAACAACATTTAGAACTAGCTAGGGATATCGCTCAGCAAAGGATAAACTCTCAATTTGCCAAAGGAGAAAAAGAAATTTTAAAAGTACCGAAGCCACTTATTATTAGAGATGGTGCAAAAGTAATGAGCCTTACTGATGGGACTAGTAAGATGAGTAAAAGTGATGCAAATGAAAATAGTCGTATTGCATTATTAGATTCTCCAGAAACTATCCAACAAAAAATAAAGCGCGCAAAAACAGACTCTTTTATGGGATTGGAACTTGGTAATCCTCAAAGACCTGAAGCCAATAATCTATTATCAATCTACGCAATTGTTAGTGGTTTAGGGAAAGAAAAAGCTCAAAAGGAATGTGCGGATATAGGTTGGGGTAAATTCAAGCCTCTTCTGACAGATGCAATTATAAACTCGCTAAAACCAATACAAGAAAAATATACAGAACTTGTCAACGACAAACAAGAACTAAATAGAATATTAAAAGAAGGGGATAGTAGAGCAAAAGAAATCGCTAATGAGACATTAAATAGAGTCAAAAATTCCTTAGGATTTCTTTCAGAAAGTTAA